A stretch of Chitinophaga caeni DNA encodes these proteins:
- a CDS encoding ImuA family protein, with translation MEIAETKKSIIEKLQRQILELQGIRDTGTSKVKGLGEVEKAFPNGTFPTGVIHEFTSNEYGGYVATHGFIAALLGKLMAQGGPCLWVSRNRRAAPGGLAAFGIPPERVIFIDLDRDKDLLWTIEEALKCPGLSAVVGEVGNLDFNASRRLQLAVEESRVTGFIHCCRPAYLQQTTSVARWRIAPLPSWLPDGMPGIGHPCWRVELLKVRSGKPGTWDIQYAAGQLRHLDRQSVTAATYLENAG, from the coding sequence ATGGAAATAGCGGAGACAAAAAAATCAATTATAGAAAAGCTGCAGCGGCAGATACTGGAGCTGCAAGGCATACGCGATACCGGGACTTCTAAAGTTAAGGGCCTGGGCGAAGTGGAAAAAGCGTTCCCAAACGGTACTTTTCCCACCGGGGTCATCCACGAATTTACCAGCAATGAATACGGGGGTTACGTGGCCACCCACGGCTTTATCGCCGCACTGCTGGGCAAGCTGATGGCGCAAGGCGGCCCCTGCCTTTGGGTAAGCCGCAATCGCCGGGCCGCACCAGGGGGATTGGCGGCCTTCGGTATCCCGCCTGAGCGGGTCATTTTTATCGATCTCGACCGTGACAAAGACCTCCTCTGGACCATAGAGGAGGCGCTTAAATGTCCCGGTTTATCCGCTGTCGTCGGAGAGGTCGGCAACCTCGACTTCAATGCCTCCCGCCGGCTACAACTGGCCGTGGAGGAAAGCCGCGTGACGGGCTTTATCCATTGCTGCCGCCCGGCCTACCTGCAGCAGACCACCAGTGTCGCCCGTTGGCGGATAGCTCCCCTGCCTAGCTGGCTGCCGGATGGTATGCCCGGTATTGGACATCCTTGCTGGCGGGTGGAACTACTCAAGGTCCGAAGTGGCAAACCTGGTACCTGGGATATCCAATATGCCGCCGGGCAACTACGACACCTGGACCGACAATCGGTAACAGCAGCAACATACCTTGAAAACGCGGGATAA
- a CDS encoding Y-family DNA polymerase, giving the protein MERYLSIWFPRLLTDWKERHEPNLKGKAFVLAELERGRKVIRAVSAAAQPYGIRYGTVVADARAAYPSLLVYDYDPDQSLILLGNIAEWCIHYSPVVGVDSPDGLVLDISGCTHLWGGEIPYLEKITGKFKTTGYSVQGAIADTIGAAWAQARYGNSPFIIPPGRQREALLALPPAALRLEPGLLNRMRKLGFYQVGNFISIPRGTLRRRFGQQLLDRLAQALGEAREALTPVIPVAPYQEHLPSLEPIQSAAGIEIALQRLLETLCRRLFREGVGLRKAVLTVYRIDGKKQQLEIGTNRPSRHTAHLLKLFKLKTQAIAPGLGIELFVLEAPVVEELTQTTETLWKCHDPADEEAVADLLDRMAGRLGASAIRRYLPQEHYWPERATRPAASLSEPCTTGWRSHVPRPVCLLAVPLAIEVMVPLPDYPPIQFRYRGTWHKVKKADGPERIEQEWWMQQGDHRDYYCVEDEPGRRYWIFRLGLYGKDTPEWFLHGFFA; this is encoded by the coding sequence ATGGAACGCTACCTATCTATATGGTTTCCCCGACTTTTGACAGACTGGAAGGAGAGGCACGAGCCGAACCTGAAGGGGAAGGCTTTCGTTTTGGCCGAACTGGAACGCGGTCGCAAGGTCATCCGGGCAGTCAGCGCAGCAGCACAACCATATGGCATCCGTTACGGCACTGTCGTCGCAGATGCCCGGGCAGCCTATCCCTCCCTGTTGGTTTATGACTACGATCCCGACCAATCCTTAATCCTGCTAGGCAACATTGCCGAATGGTGTATCCATTATAGCCCTGTAGTTGGGGTTGACAGCCCAGATGGCCTGGTACTGGATATAAGTGGTTGCACCCATCTCTGGGGCGGGGAAATACCTTACCTGGAAAAGATCACGGGCAAGTTCAAAACCACCGGTTACAGCGTCCAGGGAGCTATAGCCGATACCATAGGGGCTGCCTGGGCACAGGCCCGGTACGGAAACAGCCCGTTCATCATCCCTCCGGGCAGGCAGCGGGAAGCGCTTTTAGCCCTGCCACCGGCAGCATTGCGCCTGGAGCCGGGACTCCTGAACCGGATGCGGAAGCTGGGCTTTTACCAGGTGGGCAATTTTATATCCATCCCCAGGGGCACACTTCGGCGCCGTTTCGGCCAACAGCTACTGGATCGCCTGGCACAAGCCCTGGGGGAAGCCCGCGAAGCCTTGACCCCTGTAATACCAGTGGCACCATACCAGGAGCACCTGCCGAGCCTGGAGCCGATCCAAAGCGCCGCTGGTATTGAAATTGCTCTGCAACGTCTTCTGGAAACCCTGTGCCGACGACTGTTCCGCGAGGGGGTAGGCCTGCGCAAAGCCGTGCTGACCGTTTACAGGATCGATGGAAAAAAGCAACAGTTAGAGATCGGTACCAACAGGCCGTCTCGCCATACAGCGCACCTCCTGAAGCTTTTCAAGCTAAAGACCCAGGCCATCGCCCCCGGCCTGGGCATCGAGTTGTTCGTGCTGGAAGCGCCGGTAGTGGAAGAACTCACCCAGACCACCGAAACCCTCTGGAAATGCCATGACCCGGCGGATGAAGAGGCGGTAGCCGACTTGCTCGACCGCATGGCGGGGCGGTTGGGCGCGTCGGCAATCCGGCGCTACCTGCCCCAGGAACACTACTGGCCAGAACGGGCAACCCGGCCGGCAGCTTCCCTTTCCGAGCCCTGTACTACCGGTTGGCGGAGCCATGTGCCCAGGCCGGTATGTCTCCTGGCGGTGCCCCTGGCAATAGAGGTCATGGTGCCGCTGCCGGACTACCCACCCATACAGTTCCGCTACCGGGGAACCTGGCACAAGGTAAAGAAGGCGGATGGGCCTGAACGGATTGAACAGGAATGGTGGATGCAACAAGGCGACCACCGGGACTATTACTGCGTGGAAGATGAACCAGGGCGGCGCTACTGGATCTTCCGGTTGGGACTTTACGGGAAAGACACTCCGGAATGGTTCCTGCACGGATTTTTTGCATGA
- a CDS encoding error-prone DNA polymerase has translation MHYTELQVTTNFSFLRGGSHPEELVAQAAELGYDALAITDHNTLAGIVRAHAAAREKNIRIIPGCRLDLQDGPSLLAYPTDKAAYARLSGLLTVGNFRTEKGNCLLYKSDVYRYREGLLFIVIPPDSLNLYFDFEETFKAALREYRQVLGQCLYLGMMRSYQADDTKRLFRLSQLAKDLDVPLIATNDIHYHERERRELQDILTCIREKCTIYNAGFRLFQNAERYMKPEPEMLRLFRQNPDAIARTGEIAAACRFSLDSLEYVYPEEITGGDRTPQEELALLTWQGARERYGGQVPEAVCKAIDEELAFISKKNYAAYFLTVHDLVCFARSRQILCQGRGSAANSAVCYCLGITSVDPVKFKLLFARFMSDARDEPPDIDVDFEHERREEVMQYIYGKYGRDRAGIVATVTRVHWKGAIRDVGKAMGLSVDAVDRLSKSGYELTTEWLEGKASSSEGFDPGDPHLLKVLELTQQYIGFPRQLGQHTGGFVITQGKLSDLCPVLNARMENRSNIEWNKDDIEALGFLKVDVLALGMLTCIRKAFDLAQQHYGLELTLASIPQDDPAVYTMISHADTLGVFQIESRAQMSMLPRLRPKCFYDLVIEVAIVRPGPIQGDMVHPYLRRRNGEEPVEYPSKELEDILGRTLGVPLFQEQAMEIAIVAAGFTPAEADGLRRSMATFKAKGKVSDWEKKLVEGMIAKGYKEDFARRVFRQLEGFGSYGFPESHAASFALLVYVSSWLKCYYPDVFAAALLNSMPMGFYQPAQIVIDAQKHGVSVLPVDVNLSTWDHRLDERKGKYYPLRLGLRQVKGLKEEEMQLLVSKRQSPYHSINELCDAGVGMAALEKLADADAFRSLGLDRRQALWDVTALCDHPTGLFEGQPSGSSHEKATLLPAMSAPEHVLQDYSALSLSLKAHPVSFVRRQLYHQGILPTNELNLWPDGTMVKVAGLVLVRQRPATATGVCFITIEDETGTSNLVIFQKLFDKYRKEIVRSTLLMVEGKLQRAGEVTHVIVKSCHDLSGLLSELNIPTLAIPDVQTLSRADEGKDTDYEGSDKHVKKPAVVQGEIFPGGRNFK, from the coding sequence ATGCACTATACGGAATTACAAGTAACGACGAATTTCAGCTTTCTGCGTGGCGGCTCACACCCGGAGGAACTGGTGGCTCAAGCCGCGGAATTAGGATATGATGCCCTAGCCATAACGGACCATAATACCCTTGCCGGCATCGTGCGGGCGCATGCCGCCGCCAGGGAGAAGAATATCAGGATTATTCCCGGCTGTAGGCTTGATCTGCAGGACGGCCCTTCCCTGCTGGCATACCCGACCGACAAAGCCGCCTACGCCCGCCTTTCAGGCCTGCTCACAGTAGGCAACTTCCGCACTGAAAAGGGCAACTGTCTGCTTTACAAATCCGATGTGTATCGGTACCGCGAAGGCCTGCTTTTCATCGTTATTCCCCCGGACAGCTTGAACCTGTACTTTGATTTTGAAGAAACATTTAAGGCGGCTTTGCGTGAGTACCGGCAGGTGCTGGGTCAGTGCCTTTACCTGGGGATGATGCGCTCTTACCAGGCCGATGACACGAAACGCTTGTTCCGCCTCTCCCAACTGGCAAAGGACCTGGATGTCCCCCTGATAGCGACCAACGATATTCACTATCATGAACGGGAGCGCCGGGAGTTGCAGGATATTTTAACCTGCATCCGCGAGAAATGCACGATATACAATGCCGGCTTCCGATTGTTTCAGAATGCAGAACGCTATATGAAACCGGAGCCTGAAATGCTGCGCCTGTTCCGCCAAAACCCGGATGCCATTGCCCGTACCGGGGAAATTGCAGCGGCCTGCCGCTTCTCCCTGGATAGCCTGGAATATGTTTATCCCGAAGAGATCACCGGCGGCGACAGGACGCCCCAGGAGGAGCTGGCTTTGCTGACCTGGCAAGGTGCGCGGGAGCGCTATGGCGGGCAGGTGCCGGAAGCGGTATGCAAGGCGATCGATGAAGAGCTCGCTTTTATAAGCAAGAAGAATTATGCAGCTTATTTCCTGACGGTTCATGACCTCGTGTGTTTCGCCCGCTCCCGGCAAATTCTTTGCCAGGGACGTGGCTCGGCGGCGAACTCTGCGGTCTGTTACTGTTTGGGGATTACATCCGTAGATCCGGTAAAATTCAAGCTACTTTTTGCCCGTTTCATGAGTGATGCCCGGGATGAGCCGCCAGACATCGACGTGGACTTCGAGCATGAGCGGCGCGAAGAAGTCATGCAATATATCTACGGCAAGTACGGCCGTGACCGAGCTGGTATAGTGGCCACCGTAACTCGGGTACATTGGAAGGGAGCAATTCGGGATGTGGGTAAGGCTATGGGTCTTTCCGTTGATGCGGTAGACAGACTTTCAAAGTCCGGCTACGAACTTACCACCGAATGGCTGGAAGGGAAAGCCTCCTCCTCGGAAGGCTTTGACCCGGGCGACCCGCACCTGCTTAAAGTATTGGAACTAACACAGCAGTACATCGGATTTCCCCGGCAGCTAGGTCAACATACTGGTGGCTTTGTGATCACCCAGGGCAAGCTCTCCGACCTCTGCCCGGTGCTCAATGCCCGTATGGAAAACCGGAGCAATATCGAATGGAACAAAGATGATATAGAAGCCCTCGGTTTCCTGAAGGTAGATGTGCTGGCCCTAGGAATGCTGACCTGCATCCGCAAGGCCTTTGACCTGGCCCAGCAGCATTACGGGCTGGAATTGACGCTGGCCAGTATCCCGCAGGATGATCCGGCAGTGTATACCATGATCAGCCATGCCGATACCCTGGGTGTTTTTCAGATTGAGAGCCGGGCCCAGATGTCGATGCTGCCCCGGTTGCGCCCAAAATGCTTTTACGACCTGGTAATAGAAGTTGCTATCGTAAGGCCCGGCCCCATCCAGGGTGATATGGTACATCCTTACCTGCGCCGCCGTAATGGTGAGGAACCGGTGGAATATCCTTCAAAGGAACTGGAGGACATCCTGGGCCGAACACTCGGTGTCCCGCTCTTCCAGGAACAGGCCATGGAGATCGCTATTGTAGCCGCAGGCTTTACCCCGGCGGAGGCAGACGGGCTGCGCCGGAGCATGGCCACTTTTAAGGCTAAAGGAAAGGTGAGCGATTGGGAGAAGAAGCTAGTAGAGGGTATGATTGCCAAAGGATACAAAGAAGATTTTGCCCGACGTGTGTTCCGGCAACTGGAAGGCTTCGGCAGCTACGGCTTCCCGGAAAGCCATGCGGCTAGCTTCGCCTTGCTGGTCTATGTCTCTTCCTGGCTGAAGTGCTATTACCCTGATGTTTTCGCGGCGGCGCTGCTTAACAGCATGCCGATGGGTTTTTACCAGCCGGCCCAGATCGTCATAGATGCGCAGAAGCACGGCGTTAGCGTGCTGCCGGTGGACGTGAACCTGTCCACATGGGATCATAGATTGGATGAGCGTAAGGGAAAGTATTACCCGCTGCGCCTCGGCCTGCGCCAGGTCAAAGGCCTAAAGGAAGAAGAAATGCAGTTGCTGGTCTCCAAAAGACAAAGCCCTTACCACAGCATCAATGAGCTTTGCGATGCCGGAGTCGGGATGGCCGCCCTGGAGAAACTGGCTGATGCAGATGCTTTCCGATCCCTGGGGCTGGACCGCCGGCAGGCCTTATGGGATGTTACAGCACTCTGCGATCATCCTACAGGCTTATTTGAAGGGCAGCCTTCCGGCAGTTCTCACGAAAAAGCAACCCTGCTGCCTGCAATGTCGGCGCCGGAGCATGTCCTACAGGATTATAGTGCTTTATCCTTATCACTGAAAGCCCATCCCGTCAGCTTCGTACGTAGGCAGCTTTATCACCAGGGTATATTACCAACAAATGAACTGAATCTCTGGCCGGACGGTACCATGGTAAAAGTTGCGGGATTGGTATTGGTCCGGCAACGCCCGGCGACCGCTACGGGCGTATGTTTTATCACTATAGAAGATGAAACCGGTACCAGTAATCTTGTGATCTTTCAAAAACTATTCGATAAATACCGCAAGGAGATTGTCCGTTCTACTTTGCTGATGGTTGAAGGTAAGCTGCAACGGGCAGGGGAAGTGACACATGTAATCGTCAAGAGTTGCCATGACCTATCAGGGTTGCTCAGCGAACTCAATATTCCGACCCTTGCTATACCGGATGTTCAAACCTTATCCCGCGCTGATGAAGGCAAGGATACTGATTATGAAGGTAGTGATAAGCATGTGAAGAAACCAGCGGTGGTGCAAGGAGAGATATTTCCAGGGGGAAGAAACTTCAAATAA